The window CATACGCATTTTAGCTAGGTCAGGAGTTTGGTTAATGCGCAGTTCCATACTGATTCCTCCAGCAAAATCAATACCAAAATTAAATTTATAAATACCAATCCACACTAAGCTAAGAATAAATAAAAAAACAGATAAAGCATAATTAAGGTTTTTGACTCGCATAAAATCAAAATTAGTATTACTTGGAAAGATTTTTAATGGAAATAACTGCATTTTAAGGTATTAAAATAATTACTGCTAGAAAATTAATGGCATAATACAACATATAATAGTACAAATCCATAAAAATAATATGGATACAAGTTACTAGGAAAATAATATTACCTCAGAGAGACATATAATAAGTAATTTAAAAAAATTGCTTATATTACTGAGCCTGAGTCCGGCCAATAAACAATGAGATAAGAGTGTTGAACCAAATTTACGAGTAATTCAATTGACTTGTAAGGTTTATTTTTTAGCTAATTTTTTTCAATTAGATCTAATTCTTGTTCTTTTTCATCATCAGATTTTTTCTTCCCGCCTTCTTTGTATTCACTTAGGGCATCTTGGGCTTCTGATTCTGATTTTGCTACAACTACTAACACGGATGCAAAAATTTCAGGGTGTAACATCACCTGAACCTTAAAGACACCATTAACCTTTATAGGTTCATCAAGGATTATGTTTGAATAATTAAGTTTATATTCACTAAGCTCAGAAAGGGCAGAAGCTATTAATTTTAAAGAAATAGACCCAAACAGTCTACCGTCTGCTCCGGATTGGGTGACAAAAGTTAAATGTTTACCATCTAACGCTTTTGCGGCGGCTTCCATTTTTAATTTTTCTTCAGTGTTTTTTTCTTCAAGTTTCCGTTGAAGAGCAGCAAATTTACCTAAATTTTCTTTTGTTGCCCTTATTGCCATGCCTTGAGGAACTAAAAAATTCCGGCCATAACCGTTTTTTACATTAACTATTTCACCGACTTTTCCTAGTTTTCTAACTGGTTTTATTAAAATGACTTGCATGGACTTAAAACTAACATTAATTAAAATAAAGTGTAAATAACTTTTGACATAAAATCAAAAGGGAATTTATTATTTGCCTTGGAATACAAAAGGTAATAAAGCAATAATACGGCTATGTCTTATGGATTTTTTTATGTTACGTTGATGTTTAGAACACACATTTGTAATTCTACTCGGTAACATTCTTCCTCCTTCTGAAATAAATTTTCCAAGAAGTTCAGGGTCTTTATAATCTATTTCTGGTGATCCATCTGAGCATAAAGGACACCCTTTACGTTTTCTGAAAAACATTTTCGAATTATTCTTATCTGCACCTGATCTTGAATCGTAATCCAAGTTATCCGTATTATTTTCGTAAGACATCAAAGTAATCTATTTAATATTTATTCTTATTGTTGAGTTATAGTAACATCAACTGTTTCCTCAAGTTCTAGTGATTTTGTTCTTAAAATTGGTGAAGGTTCTTTACTTATTTCTTTTGCTTTAACAAGAGAAGATCTGATGACACTTTCGCTTAATTTAATTTTTCTTCCAAGTTCTTTTACCAGAATATTATCAGCTTCTATCCCCATGAAATAATAATGACCCTTTTTATTATTTTTAATTTCATAAGCAAGGGTTCTTAAACCCCAATATTCGGTTTTAAGAACATTACCGTTATGGTCTTTGATAATCTTAATGAAATCGTCGGCTATTTTATCAACATCTGAAGACGAAACGTCCTGACGAATGACGATAATTGATTCATAAAAAGCCATATTAAAGAATCTCCCAAAATCTACTGAATTAAATAATTAAGCGTATTTATAACAATTTAAACTGATTTATTCAAGCATAATCTTATTACGTAATGCAAAAATGTCTGTCATTTTTATTAAATCAGTGTATAAAGTGCTTTGTTTAAAGGAATGTTACTATTGTTTATAAATTTGTAAGGTATTTGTAATGTTTTGTACATTTTATTTAATTAAGCGAATGTATTTTTAAGGAGAGTTTAAAGTGTCAGATAAATTACCACCTAAAATTCTAGTTATAGAACATGATGATCAAATGAACGCTATTTTATGCAATACTATAGAGAGGTATTGGTTTGATGTAACAAGAGCCAGAAATTCAGAAGCAGCTCTAAGATTGGCATATGTAAATACGCCAAATGCCGTTATAATTAGTTCTAGACTACAGGATGTTTCAGCAATTGAAATGGCTGGTCGGTTAAAAAAAATAGAAGGCTTGCAAAGACTGCCAATAATTTTTTTGGTTAATCAAGGAGAATCGGTCCAGCATTATAATATCAATGGTGATAATTCTCATAAAATTTTATTTAGGCCCTTCACCCCCAATGAGCTTATGATTACTGTTAAATCTCTCCTTAGAAAATCTAATCCTGTATTTCAAAATAAATTTGTTAAAAATAAAAATATTACCATGGATTTAGCTGTTTATAAAGTTTTTCACGGTCAAAAACAGGTCCATTTTGGACCTACTGAGTTTAAGCTGTTGCAGCTGTTTATAACAAATCCAGATAATGTTTATTCCCGTAGACAAATAATTGATTATGTATGGGGCGTAGATAAAGAGATATCTTTTAGAACTGTTGATGTGCATATTAACCGTATTAGAAAAATGATGAATTTAAATGATGGTAATCAAGTAATTAGAACTATAAGAGGAGCTGGTTATTGTCTGGAGTAGACTTGATAGCCTTATAAGCTTAAAACTATTAGGGGATAAAATATGAGGATGCTTAATATTTTATTTATTGCCTTATTGAAGAAATAGTTATAATTAATAAAACGCTCTTTATCCATCAAACATATTTAATAATGTTGCAGCAAAATCTTAAATCATCAGCGGTAATAAAAAGACTTTTGGTTAACCATGTTAAACCTTATAAATCTGAAATATTTATCGCTATTTTTTTCATGGTTGTAGTAGCTACGTGCTCTGCGGCAGTGGTTTGGTTAACTAAACCGGCAATTGATAAAATATTAGTTGCTCGCAATATGCGCATGCTTGTTATCATCCCGCTTTTAATGCTTGGAGTATATGTAATAAAGGGCATAGCTGAGTATTATCAGGGTTATCTAATAAAATATGTCGGTCAGAAGATATTGACTGACATGCAAATACAAATGTATGAACATCTATTATATGCTGATCTTGCCTATGTTCAATCTCAATCTTCCGGGCGGCTTATTTCGCGTTTTACTAATGATATAATATTAATGCGTGGTGCTGTTTCGAATATGCTTGTCGGTTGTGCTAAATACTTTCTTTCAGTCGTGTTTCTGATTATCATAATGTTTAGCTTAGAACCATTTTTATCTATGTTTGTTTTTCTAGCTTTCCCAATTGCAATTTATCCTGTTCAAAAACTTGGAAGGAAAATGCGCCGGATAACAGGAGATGCTCAGGAAGAACTAAGTAATTATACTGCCAGACTAGATGAAACATTTCAATCCATAAAAATAATCAAATCTTTTTGCGCAGAGAAAATAGAATCTGTTAGAGCTAAAGAGATAACTACAAAAATTTTAACTTTTTATAAAAAGTCTGCGATGCTTGATTCTTTAACTTCTCCGGTTATGGAGTTTTTATGTGGTTTAGCTATTGCGTGTGTGCTTTGGTATGGCGGTTTTCAGGTGATATCTGGTGATATGACAATTGGTGAATTATTTACTTTTATTGCTGCTTTTGTCTCTGCTTATAGACCGTTTAAAAGTTTAGTATCACTTAATGTAAATTTACAGGAAGGACTTGCTGCGGCAAATAGAATATTTAATATTCTTGATACCAAACCATTAATTCAAGATAATGCCAATGCCTTAAAACCTGATTTTGGGTGTCCGGAGATTTTTTTTGAAAAGATTACATTAAATTTTGAAGAAAAAGAAGCTATAAAACTTGTCAATCTCAAAATAGAAAAAGCAAAAACTTATGCGATTGTTGGTAAATCTGGTAGCGGTAAAACTTCCCTGGCCAATTTATTGGTACGTTTTTATGACCCAACGGAAGGTAGAGTTTTAATAAATTCAAATGATATAAAAGATATTTCAGTTACCCATTTGCGAAATCAAATAGCCATGGTTTCGCAAGATACTATATTAGTTGATGCTAGTATTGCAGAAAATATAGCTTATGGCAATTTAGCGGCCACTCGTCAAGAAATCATCGATGCTGCTAAGCATGCAGATGCAGATGAATTTATCAGTAAGCTAGTTGACGGCTATGATACTGTAATAGGTATAGGTGGATGTACTTTATCTGGTGGACAAAAACAACGACTTGCCATAGCCAGGGCATTTTTAAAAAATTCACCAATTATGCTATTTGATGAAGCAACAAGTGCTCTTGATCCAGAGTCTGAACAGTCGATAGTACATTCCTTTACTAATCTACGCAAAGGAAAAACTACTTTGATTATTACTCATAGACTTGCAAGTATTAGGGATGTAGACAAAATTATCGTCATGAAAAATGGCGAAATAGAAGAACAAGGTACACATGAAGAACTGATTAACTTAAAAAGCGAGTATTACAAATTGCATAATAAGCAATTGAAAGAAAAGGCTAAAACTGTATAATTACTGAAAATAAATTTAAATCTTAAGGAGAATAGTATGTTTATTAATGACGTTTACGCACAAGAAAGTTTAACGAAGGCTACTTCCTCAGATACTGTTACTTTGCAGGATAGTGACGCTCTACCAAAAGCTCCTGAATCTATAGGGAATAGCTGGACTAGCCTTGTGCCGATGGTTTTGATTTTTGCTGTGTTTTACTTTTTATTGATTCGTCCACAAGAAAAACGCCGCCGCGCCCAACAAGATCTAGTGTCTGGTGTCAAAAAGGGAGAAGAAGTATTAACAAATTCTGGCATTATTGGTATTGTTAGTAAGATTAATGATAGTGACAATACGGTACATATATCAATTGCTAAAGATGTTGAGATCAAAATGTTGAAAACCTCTATTTCTGATATATTAAGCCGGCCAAAAAAAGAAGAGGCAAAAGATAATAAATCTTTGGCCAAGAAAAAAGATGCAGATAAATTAAGCAATAAATGATTTGTTATAAGGCTGAATAATAATGCAAAGGTCATAATTTTATAATGTTCAAAAACCTAGTGCAGCTATATAGCTTAGTTGTGTGTTTAATAGCATCTATAGTAATGATGATAACTATTGGTATTATGCTTGGTAATGCGACGGATATTCTGTTACCGGAGTACAAATACATGAATCAGTTAGATAAATTTACTAGCAATGAGAAATATATTGATTCTCAAAAGCGGAGTGACCCTAGTAATAAGGAAAGTTGGCAAATAATTGATCCCAATTCACTAGTAGAAAAAAGACTTGCGGAGAGAGAAAGTTATATAAATAGAATTAAAGGCGATGCTATTAGCACCGTAATTAATTGTATTACTTGGCTTATTACCGGTTTATTTTTCTTTGTAGTTCATTGGAGAATGTATAAGGGTTGTTCTGCATCAAATAATTTAAAGGGATGAAATGAAAAGCATATCTACTTGGAAAATAGCATTAACCTTCTTACTTATCATTATTGCCACTCTCTATGTAATACCGAATTTTACTGAAAAAAAATATAATTGGTTACCCGGGGATAAGGTAAATTTAGGCCTAGACTTACGTGGAGGATCTCATTTGTTGCTTGATGTTGACTTTGAAAGTTATTTAGATGGTGTCGGTCAATCAATTGCCGATAGTTTAAAGAAATATTTACGCCAGGAAAAAGTTGGGTACAAGACCCTAGTAATTGATAAAGCCAATATAAATTTTGAGATAAAATCAGTAGATGATTTTACAGAGGTAAAAAAAATTGTTAAGAAGATCGATCCAAATCTTGATGTGGGTATTAACGGTAATATAGTAATAATTGGTTATGACGAATATCAAGTAAATCAATTGCAAGACAAGGTTATTGACCAGTCTATTGAAATTGTTAGAATGCGTGTTGATAACACTGGAACCAAAGAACCTATAATTCAGAGACAAGGGGTTAGAAATATTTTACTGCAAGTTCCTGGAGAAGATGACCCCGCAAAACTGAAAAATTTATTAGGGAAGACTGCCAAACTTACTTTTCACCTAGTCGATGAAACGGCAAATATTGAAAAAGCCATACATGGTCATATTCCGAGCGGATCAATGGTGGTTAAGTCTGATGAGAGCGGTAAGCAGGAGCTAATTATAATCAAAAAGAAAGTTATTGTTAGTGGAGATGAGTTAAATAATGCTTTTGTTTCTTTTAATAAGGACTCAATGCCTGCTGTAAGCTTTTCATTTAACCATATTGGCGCAAAGAAGTTTGCTGAAGTAACCAGTAAAAATCGGGGCAAGAGATTAGCTATTGTTTTGGATGGAAAAATTCTTAGTACTCCGATAATTAATGAACCAATTTTAGGAGGTGACGGTATTATTTCTGGTAATTTTACGATTGATTCTGCTTCTGAACTTGCGCTCCTACTTAGAGCAGGCGCACTTCCCACTCAATTAAAAGTAGTAGAAGAGAGAACAATAGGTCCGAATTTAGGCGCAGATTCTATTGAATCAGGGAAAGTAGCTGCTTTAGCTGGATTTTTATTGGTGGTAGGTTTTATGGCTCTTTCTTATGGCATTCTTGGAATTTTTGCTAATATTACCCTTGTAATAGATTTATTTTTTATCCTAGCATTACTTTCAATGTTACAGGCAACACTAACTCTACCTGGTATTGCGGGGATTATTTTAACAATAGGCATGGCAGTTGATGCAAATGTGCTGATTTACGAGAGAATTAGGGAAGAAGTGGCCAAGGGCTGTTCTAATTTATATGCTGTAAAAGTTGGTTTTGAATCAGCGTTTGCAACAATTATGGATTCAAATATTACTACATTAATTGCTGCTTTTTTATTATATACATTTGGGGTTGGAGCAACTAAAGGTTTTGCAGTGACTTTAACCATTGGAATTATTTCTTCAATGTACGGCGCATTAATCATCACAAAACTGATGATAGACCTGTGGCTTAAATATAGTAAACCAAAAAGCCTGGGGTTAGCGTAAAATAATATTTTCCTGGTATCAGATGGTTGCTACTTCAGTTTGATTGGTAGAAGAGCGTTAAAACCTACTTAAGTTATCTGTTACTAAAAAGTGTAAATTTTGCTATTATAAACTTATGGGGCGGTTACGTTGTATATACCGCACTACATGATTGTTTATTGCTTAAAAATTGGGTAAGAACGCTTGGGGTAACCGTGCTTAATAATAATAAAACATAAAAACCTGATAAAAATTTCTGGACTTTATCTCAAGGCGAGTATATAAGAAACTAAAAAAAGCGTTAGTATAAGTAATAATTGCAGATAGAGAATTTTTAGGGCTTGTAGCTCAGTTGGTTAGAGCGCTCCGCTCATAACGGAGTGGTCGCAGGTTCAAGTCCTGCCGGGCCCACCACCTGATATTTTTAGAGAGTTAAGATAAAGTTTCGTTTATCGACTTCCAGCTTCGCATA of the Candidatus Megaera polyxenophila genome contains:
- a CDS encoding 30S ribosomal protein S6 → MAFYESIIVIRQDVSSSDVDKIADDFIKIIKDHNGNVLKTEYWGLRTLAYEIKNNKKGHYYFMGIEADNILVKELGRKIKLSESVIRSSLVKAKEISKEPSPILRTKSLELEETVDVTITQQ
- a CDS encoding preprotein translocase subunit SecD, which encodes MKSISTWKIALTFLLIIIATLYVIPNFTEKKYNWLPGDKVNLGLDLRGGSHLLLDVDFESYLDGVGQSIADSLKKYLRQEKVGYKTLVIDKANINFEIKSVDDFTEVKKIVKKIDPNLDVGINGNIVIIGYDEYQVNQLQDKVIDQSIEIVRMRVDNTGTKEPIIQRQGVRNILLQVPGEDDPAKLKNLLGKTAKLTFHLVDETANIEKAIHGHIPSGSMVVKSDESGKQELIIIKKKVIVSGDELNNAFVSFNKDSMPAVSFSFNHIGAKKFAEVTSKNRGKRLAIVLDGKILSTPIINEPILGGDGIISGNFTIDSASELALLLRAGALPTQLKVVEERTIGPNLGADSIESGKVAALAGFLLVVGFMALSYGILGIFANITLVIDLFFILALLSMLQATLTLPGIAGIILTIGMAVDANVLIYERIREEVAKGCSNLYAVKVGFESAFATIMDSNITTLIAAFLLYTFGVGATKGFAVTLTIGIISSMYGALIITKLMIDLWLKYSKPKSLGLA
- a CDS encoding 50S ribosomal protein L9, whose protein sequence is MQVILIKPVRKLGKVGEIVNVKNGYGRNFLVPQGMAIRATKENLGKFAALQRKLEEKNTEEKLKMEAAAKALDGKHLTFVTQSGADGRLFGSISLKLIASALSELSEYKLNYSNIILDEPIKVNGVFKVQVMLHPEIFASVLVVVAKSESEAQDALSEYKEGGKKKSDDEKEQELDLIEKN
- a CDS encoding 30S ribosomal protein S18; protein product: MSYENNTDNLDYDSRSGADKNNSKMFFRKRKGCPLCSDGSPEIDYKDPELLGKFISEGGRMLPSRITNVCSKHQRNIKKSIRHSRIIALLPFVFQGK
- a CDS encoding transcriptional regulator produces the protein MSDKLPPKILVIEHDDQMNAILCNTIERYWFDVTRARNSEAALRLAYVNTPNAVIISSRLQDVSAIEMAGRLKKIEGLQRLPIIFLVNQGESVQHYNINGDNSHKILFRPFTPNELMITVKSLLRKSNPVFQNKFVKNKNITMDLAVYKVFHGQKQVHFGPTEFKLLQLFITNPDNVYSRRQIIDYVWGVDKEISFRTVDVHINRIRKMMNLNDGNQVIRTIRGAGYCLE
- a CDS encoding preprotein translocase subunit YajC; the encoded protein is MFINDVYAQESLTKATSSDTVTLQDSDALPKAPESIGNSWTSLVPMVLIFAVFYFLLIRPQEKRRRAQQDLVSGVKKGEEVLTNSGIIGIVSKINDSDNTVHISIAKDVEIKMLKTSISDILSRPKKEEAKDNKSLAKKKDADKLSNK
- a CDS encoding multidrug resistance protein, which encodes MLQQNLKSSAVIKRLLVNHVKPYKSEIFIAIFFMVVVATCSAAVVWLTKPAIDKILVARNMRMLVIIPLLMLGVYVIKGIAEYYQGYLIKYVGQKILTDMQIQMYEHLLYADLAYVQSQSSGRLISRFTNDIILMRGAVSNMLVGCAKYFLSVVFLIIIMFSLEPFLSMFVFLAFPIAIYPVQKLGRKMRRITGDAQEELSNYTARLDETFQSIKIIKSFCAEKIESVRAKEITTKILTFYKKSAMLDSLTSPVMEFLCGLAIACVLWYGGFQVISGDMTIGELFTFIAAFVSAYRPFKSLVSLNVNLQEGLAAANRIFNILDTKPLIQDNANALKPDFGCPEIFFEKITLNFEEKEAIKLVNLKIEKAKTYAIVGKSGSGKTSLANLLVRFYDPTEGRVLINSNDIKDISVTHLRNQIAMVSQDTILVDASIAENIAYGNLAATRQEIIDAAKHADADEFISKLVDGYDTVIGIGGCTLSGGQKQRLAIARAFLKNSPIMLFDEATSALDPESEQSIVHSFTNLRKGKTTLIITHRLASIRDVDKIIVMKNGEIEEQGTHEELINLKSEYYKLHNKQLKEKAKTV